One window of Eisenibacter elegans DSM 3317 genomic DNA carries:
- a CDS encoding DUF4494 domain-containing protein, whose amino-acid sequence MKTWFACTVKYDKEEGEKVQKVTENYLVDAISFSEAETRMYEELGSVIRSEFKVHSISQTKFADIFPFDDSDQWYQCKISYVSIDEKSGKEKKISQVMLITATDVKQAYERLEERLSTMIVPYTVHSISESKILEIFEYVSSEERRVRLLSKESAEA is encoded by the coding sequence ATGAAGACTTGGTTTGCCTGTACAGTCAAGTATGACAAAGAAGAGGGTGAAAAGGTACAAAAAGTAACCGAAAACTACTTGGTGGATGCCATCTCATTTTCGGAAGCCGAAACCCGTATGTATGAGGAGCTGGGCAGTGTCATCCGCTCAGAGTTTAAGGTACACAGCATCTCTCAAACAAAATTTGCCGATATATTCCCTTTTGACGATAGCGACCAGTGGTACCAATGTAAGATTTCGTATGTCAGCATCGACGAAAAAAGCGGCAAAGAGAAAAAAATCAGCCAAGTGATGCTGATTACGGCCACGGATGTCAAACAAGCGTATGAGCGCCTCGAAGAGCGCCTTAGCACGATGATTGTGCCTTATACCGTACACAGCATCTCTGAAAGTAAGATTCTCGAAATATTTGAATATGTCTCTTCCGAAGAGCGTCGCGTACGGCTTTTGAGCAAAGAAAGCGCAGAGGCATAA
- the ccoS gene encoding cbb3-type cytochrome oxidase assembly protein CcoS: MAVILMLIIAGILVAAGFLLAFIWAVRSGQYDDTESPAVRILFDDKPRGPQTNAKTQEKKTS; the protein is encoded by the coding sequence ATGGCCGTTATTTTAATGCTTATTATTGCCGGCATCTTGGTAGCAGCCGGGTTTTTGTTGGCTTTTATTTGGGCAGTACGCAGTGGCCAATACGACGATACCGAGTCGCCGGCAGTACGCATCCTCTTTGATGACAAACCTAGGGGGCCACAAACAAATGCCAAAACACAAGAGAAAAAAACTTCCTAA